Proteins encoded together in one Solanum lycopersicum chromosome 7, SLM_r2.1 window:
- the LOC101253504 gene encoding uncharacterized protein has protein sequence MAIYMNVYEFLVVGDSDLLIHKVQGEWYVKNPKIIPYAQYVQKLCRRFHKIEFRHTPRIQNELADDLTTISLMIKHPDTDYIDPLDIELKEHPVHCSHVEGEPDGLPWYFDIKKFLESGTYLEDATSNQMK, from the coding sequence atggccatCTACATGAATGTCTATGAGTTTTTAGTTGTTGGAGACTCAGATCTTTTGATCCATaaagttcaaggagaatggtATGTGAAGAACCCTAAGATTATACCTTACGCACAATATGTGCAGAAGTTGTGCAGAAGATTTCAtaagatcgagttcagacataccCCAAGAATACAGAATGAATTGGCCGATGATCTCACCACTATTTCTTTGATGATTAAGCATCCGGATACAGATTATATTGATCCTCTggatatagagttgaaagaacatccagtccattgttcCCATGTCGAAGGAGAACCAGAcggtttgccttggtattttgatataaagaagtTTTTGGAGTCAGGAACTTATCTCGAAGATGCTACGTCCAATCAGATGAAGTAA